In Calothrix sp. PCC 7507, one DNA window encodes the following:
- a CDS encoding fatty acid desaturase translates to MTAKFMASAPETGNSPRLSWTNVVFFTTFHALALLAPWFFSWTALGLLVFLHWLFGSIGICLGYHRLLSHRSFQVSKGVEYAIAFIGALALQGGPIFWVGGHRQHHAHTEDIDLDPYSAQRGFWWSHMLWIFYPRSQFFDYDTYQKYAPDLARQPYYRWLDRYFILLQIPLGLLLYALGGWSFVIYGIFVRAVLLWHSTWFVNSATHKWGYRSFNANDGSRNLWWVSIVTYGEGWHNNHHTYPHVAKAGFSWWEVDVTWWSIKALKTLGLAKKVVMPPS, encoded by the coding sequence ATGACCGCAAAATTTATGGCGTCCGCCCCTGAGACAGGAAATTCACCTCGCCTCAGTTGGACAAATGTAGTATTTTTTACTACATTTCACGCCTTAGCTCTATTGGCTCCCTGGTTTTTCTCCTGGACTGCATTAGGTTTACTGGTGTTTCTCCACTGGTTATTTGGGAGTATTGGTATCTGCCTAGGATATCACCGTTTACTGAGTCATCGGAGTTTCCAGGTATCCAAAGGGGTAGAATATGCGATCGCCTTCATCGGCGCACTGGCTCTCCAAGGGGGGCCGATTTTCTGGGTAGGTGGACACCGCCAGCACCACGCCCACACTGAAGATATCGATCTAGATCCCTACTCAGCCCAGCGAGGTTTTTGGTGGAGTCACATGTTATGGATTTTCTATCCTCGTTCCCAGTTCTTCGATTATGACACCTATCAAAAATATGCTCCTGACCTAGCGCGACAACCATATTATCGCTGGCTCGATCGCTATTTTATCCTCCTGCAAATACCCTTGGGTCTGCTATTGTATGCTTTAGGTGGCTGGTCTTTTGTCATCTACGGTATTTTCGTCAGAGCAGTCTTGCTTTGGCACTCAACTTGGTTCGTCAACTCTGCGACACACAAGTGGGGCTATCGCTCCTTTAACGCCAATGATGGCTCTCGTAATCTTTGGTGGGTATCCATCGTTACCTACGGTGAAGGATGGCACAATAACCATCATACTTATCCCCACGTAGCCAAAGCTGGCTTTTCTTGGTGGGAAGTTGATGTCACTTGGTGGAGCATTAAAGCTTTGAAGACTTTGGGTTTAGCCAAAAAGGTTGTCATGCCACCCTCTTGA
- a CDS encoding type II toxin-antitoxin system VapC family toxin yields the protein MKYLYDTNIFIYYLAGDETVSELFSDAFLNNNYVVISPIIRIELLCFSGLSDDETEVIENLLSQFDSIAISRKVENQTIALKRKHKIKLPDAIIAATALCQEAVVITRNVHDFQCITELKLENPFDDE from the coding sequence ATGAAGTATCTCTACGATACAAATATTTTTATTTACTATTTGGCGGGAGATGAGACGGTTTCTGAATTATTCTCAGATGCTTTTCTCAATAATAATTACGTCGTGATATCGCCGATTATCAGGATTGAATTACTTTGTTTTTCTGGTTTGTCTGATGATGAGACAGAGGTGATAGAAAATTTATTAAGTCAGTTTGATTCGATTGCGATTTCTAGGAAAGTTGAGAATCAGACAATTGCTTTAAAACGAAAACATAAAATCAAGCTGCCGGATGCGATAATTGCTGCGACGGCGCTATGTCAAGAAGCAGTTGTGATAACTCGCAATGTTCATGATTTTCAGTGTATTACAGAATTAAAGTTAGAAAATCCTTTTGATGATGAGTGA
- a CDS encoding 3'-5' exonuclease, which yields MPYLTSPSEIRHIIAEYTKARTLWLDTEVADYKSRRPRLSLIQVLDNPQDMSGDRVYLLDVLDQPDVVAEFVEQIMVNPLIEKVFHNASYDVKFLGSKQVKNITCTLEIAKKIPYYLLPLPNYQLKTLATVLCDFNNIDKQEQNSDWGKRPLTEEQIDYAYLDCIYLAQVHSQLLELQLKANPDPATENLTVLGTRYSQLEQQSKILQSEFEHLQERVKKAMQIQNVSETSYCQLTSYERKTVKVAFAELARLVESEGINLDFPLTLTQKLQKDLGKNLEQLSVDIEETTAWRLTAKNQESDFEDE from the coding sequence ATGCCATACCTAACTTCTCCCAGCGAAATCCGTCACATTATCGCTGAATATACCAAAGCTAGAACCCTGTGGCTAGATACAGAAGTGGCTGACTACAAAAGTCGCCGTCCCCGACTATCGCTAATTCAGGTATTAGATAATCCCCAAGATATGAGTGGCGATCGCGTTTATCTTTTAGATGTTTTGGATCAGCCTGATGTGGTAGCGGAATTTGTTGAGCAAATTATGGTGAATCCTCTTATTGAAAAAGTATTCCATAACGCTAGTTATGATGTCAAATTTCTCGGCAGTAAACAAGTTAAAAATATCACTTGCACTTTAGAGATAGCTAAAAAAATTCCCTACTATCTCTTGCCATTACCTAACTATCAACTCAAAACCTTAGCTACAGTGCTATGCGATTTTAATAATATCGATAAACAAGAACAAAACAGCGACTGGGGAAAACGTCCCCTAACCGAAGAACAAATAGATTATGCTTATCTAGACTGTATATATCTTGCTCAAGTACACTCGCAATTATTAGAATTGCAACTCAAAGCTAACCCCGATCCGGCAACAGAAAATTTAACTGTACTCGGTACAAGATACTCACAACTTGAGCAGCAGTCGAAAATATTACAATCAGAATTTGAGCATCTGCAAGAGCGAGTCAAAAAAGCTATGCAGATTCAAAATGTATCTGAGACATCTTACTGCCAGCTAACTAGTTACGAACGTAAAACAGTGAAAGTGGCCTTTGCTGAATTAGCAAGACTCGTGGAAAGTGAAGGTATTAATTTAGATTTCCCCCTGACGCTGACTCAGAAGTTGCAAAAAGATTTAGGAAAAAATTTAGAACAATTGTCTGTGGATATTGAAGAAACTACTGCTTGGCGATTAACTGCCAAAAATCAGGAGAGTGATTTTGAAGATGAGTAA